Below is a window of Humulus lupulus chromosome 2, drHumLupu1.1, whole genome shotgun sequence DNA.
ATGGTTTTCAGTCTCATATACAATGCATACCTAGTTAGTTAGTGTTGTGTTTAATGTGAGATGTACTGTGTTTGTGTGTGtattgaaagaaagaaagagagagatttaCCATGAGTCCTCTGAATGAGATCATCAAGCTCCATCTTTATGGCCAAGTAGAGCTGCTTCCATTTCTCAACAGTCTGATCTCTCCTAGCTCTCTCCTGCTCCATTTGATCCACCAAGAAGTTAGCTCCCAAAAAGGACCACTCTTTCTCAACAGTAGTACACTTATCAACAACCAAACCTTCTTCCATATCTCTAATCTTATCTTCCTTTTCACCCACCAAAGCCCTCAGCATCTTCACCTCTTCTTTCAGCTTCTTCTTCTCTTGCTTCCACTCAGCCTTTTTGAAAGCAAAAGCCATCATTTCTTTCTCATACACTGCTGGACTCTCTTTCACCCTTAGGTACTTAGCCTCACTACTACTACTCTTCTCCTCTTGGATAAACtttaccttcttcttcttcaacccTTTACCATTTTTCTCACACAAACCCCTCCTATGCTTGCTAGGTTTCCCACCCATTTTAGAGCTGACTCCTCTCTTACTACTTCTATTGGGAACACTGATAGGAGTGATGGTAAATTCTCCTAGAAATTTGAGAAAGTGAATGGAGTAGTAGGGAAAGTGTGTGAGTGGCATAAATTCTAAGCAAAGGCTCCCCCCATTAATGGAGAAAGCTCTACTTGTGATTGCCTATATAATAAGGTATGAGAATATGATGAGTTAGCTCCACTCACTCAATAACTTAATTATTAATGGAAAGAGAGTCAATGAACTCTCGTGAAGGGCTGTCTTTGAGTGATTTATACAAACAGATTGGACACACTTGACATGACCAATATGCAAGTATAAACGGGAACACTATAAGTCACATGCAAAATCTTTTACAAGTGTGGGTTAGCCCTAAGAAATCACACACCAATAATTACACAATACGCCAGCTTCTAATGGGTCCTacaccttttttttttacaatggaAAATTACAAGAACTTGTCCTTATGAGCATCCTACCACAGTTTCGAACTTCGATGGGACTAATCATATATTCCTCATAGGTATGATTGCCATCTCAAATTCCTGAATAGAGGTTTCGAAATCAGACACATTAGCTTCATTCTTAACTGTTTAAACTAGTCCTCCATTACTGACAATCTTTCCATGCTCTTTATACTCTGTTACTAATCACAACACTACTCAAAAGTACCTCTATTGCCTTCAAATTATCACACTCTGTATTGGGTATTTTAACAAATAGGTATCAAGCAAATGATGGCTCTATAATAGCTAATCCAGTCTTTGATGCCAAAACAAATCATGGGTACCAAACCAAAATGTTAAAAATCACTCCAAGAAATCAAAATTATCAACTAGTTTTACACTAATCTGTATTGGGTCTTTTAACAAATAAGTAACAAGCAAATGATAGTTCTATAATAGTTAATCCAGTCTTTGATACAAAACAAATCATGGGTATCAAACCAAAATCTCAAAAATCAATTCAAGAAATCAAAATTATCCACTCCCATGTAGAATTGGAATCACACACAAAGAAACACCAAAACCCATTTGGCATTATCACAGAGACAATTTTTCAGTGAGCATATATGTGCCATCCTATATCCAGGATTAGATAGAATAGAACTGCCTGTTTTCATAACCATAAGACACAGCATCACAAATGAACAAACAGGTTTAATGGCTCTCAAGTCTCAACCTTTGGATTCCCTGGCTGAAAATGACTTGCAGTTAATGGTGGGTAGGAATTGGACTTCAACCAGGCACTATATGGAGTCACTACTAccagtagtagtactagtaataGGCCCATCCACATTAAATTGGGGTTGCAGACTTAGTTACCTTCACTAGCTTGCCATATCCAACTCCCTTACTCCCATGTGTTTATGAGCCAAAGAATTTatgaaaacaaataaaataaagggtttttatttttttagactttgtgttttgttacattatctgtttggatcatgtgttttcataaattattttttgaatcctatattttgtaaaatagttaaaataaaattttaaactcaattttgatgaagaaaaaattgaatataacaatataatttttaagcagaatgattttatttttgttctgcattgttagtttggtaaattatttatgattttagttgagaaaacattgacaaaAATCGGGTATAGAGTTCTATTTtatcaattttacaaaatatagggtccaaaaaataatttatcaaaatacaggatccaatcAGATAATAAAGACAAATCACGtattaagaaaaaatatataccCTAAAATAaaatcagaagaaaaaaaatgcgGTCACATTTTCCAAAttgattgattggccatcttttgtCCATTCTAAAATCTTTTCTTTTATCTTTTGGGTCAATAGTGACATAAGTCTTAATGTCTTCTCTCCTTTGTTTGTTTAATTGCATTTAATTGAATTCAATCaaagttgtttattttcatttagtCTATTTTTCTTGAATTGATTATGGAGACATTATTGCTCATATATACATGGATGGATATTGAATATTTGAGCTATTTTCTCATAAAGTACTCTCAACCAATAAATAGTTCCATAAGTCTTAATGGCTTCTCCTTTGTTTAATTAACATTTAATTGTATTCAATCAAAGCTCTTCATTTTCATTTAATCTATTTTTCTTGAATTGATTATAGAGACATTATTGCTTATATACATAGATATTTGAGCTATTTTCTCATAAAGCACCCCAAATCAATAAATAGTTTCATAAATCTTAATGGCTTCTCCATTGTTTAATTACATTTAatttcatttaatctaattttccATCAATTGATTATTGAGACATTATTGCTCATATATACATAGATAATGAATATTGGATTGGAGCTATTTTCTCATAAATCACTCCCAACTAAAACAAGAGAAAGCAAAGCAACTCATGATAATAATACAAGGGCTTTATTTTTTGAAGTTGTTCTATATTATTATAAAGAATGTTGCTATTTGTTATCTTAACGTGTCCAACACTATATGAGGTGACACTTTATAATTGATTAATGATaactcataatacttattaaattcaaatttgTAGGACCCAAT
It encodes the following:
- the LOC133819705 gene encoding uncharacterized protein LOC133819705 translates to MPLTHFPYYSIHFLKFLGEFTITPISVPNRSSKRGVSSKMGGKPSKHRRGLCEKNGKGLKKKKVKFIQEEKSSSSEAKYLRVKESPAVYEKEMMAFAFKKAEWKQEKKKLKEEVKMLRALVGEKEDKIRDMEEGLVVDKCTTVEKEWSFLGANFLVDQMEQERARRDQTVEKWKQLYLAIKMELDDLIQRTHEGGLYWRAEEEDMAEELKRELQAKEETINELKSKLVSMEQEMYKRDREVDILRQSLRIMTSKKVVQINKSLTKKTLVTQGGKL